In one window of Patescibacteria group bacterium DNA:
- a CDS encoding divergent PAP2 family protein — protein MYEIILLPALAGLTAQLIKFFVNSNNLKINLSNLAAYSGMPSGHSAMMFSLSTIVGLTEGFDSALFAVTFVMTVLIIRDAVGLRQYLGQHGKTLNLLVKDLDEDKMLDNTYPHLLEKIGHTPLQVFVGSIIGISISLIGFYLIN, from the coding sequence ATGTATGAAATAATCCTCCTGCCAGCGCTGGCTGGACTAACAGCGCAATTGATAAAATTTTTTGTCAATTCAAATAACTTAAAAATCAATCTCTCCAATCTTGCTGCCTATTCAGGAATGCCGTCCGGTCATTCAGCCATGATGTTCTCGTTGTCGACGATTGTCGGTCTCACCGAAGGATTTGATTCAGCCCTTTTTGCCGTAACATTTGTTATGACCGTCTTAATCATTCGCGATGCCGTCGGATTGCGGCAATATCTTGGACAGCACGGCAAAACCCTAAACTTACTCGTCAAAGACCTAGATGAAGATAAAATGCTTGACAACACTTACCCTCACTTACTAGAAAAAATCGGTCACACGCCTCTTCAAGTCTTTGTTGGCAGTATCATTGGCATCTCTATAAGTTTGATTGGCTTCTACTTAATAAACTAA
- the recR gene encoding recombination mediator RecR, with translation MNYPKAIQDLISHLKKLPSVGPKTAERYVFYLLNQRQEDLQQFAKAIAELKDNITICKTCYQVSEANPCSICANSNRDNHTISVVANTRDLLTIEATKIYNGKYHVLGGLIDSIKNITPGDLYIKQLVERLEKEKIKEVILSLNPTLEGETTSLYISKLIKSHNPNVRITRLAKGLPSGSDLEYADEVTLANALKYRNEL, from the coding sequence ATGAATTATCCCAAGGCGATTCAAGATTTAATCAGTCATTTAAAAAAACTACCAAGCGTTGGACCCAAGACGGCTGAGAGGTATGTTTTTTATCTACTCAATCAACGCCAAGAAGATTTACAACAGTTCGCCAAAGCAATTGCCGAACTAAAAGATAATATCACTATTTGCAAAACCTGTTATCAAGTGTCAGAGGCAAACCCATGTTCAATCTGCGCCAATTCTAATCGAGACAATCATACTATCTCCGTTGTTGCCAACACTCGTGACCTGCTCACAATTGAAGCGACCAAAATCTACAACGGCAAATACCATGTTCTGGGCGGCCTGATCGATTCTATAAAAAATATCACCCCCGGTGATTTATATATCAAGCAGCTCGTTGAGCGCCTTGAAAAAGAAAAAATAAAAGAAGTCATTTTGTCCTTAAATCCAACCTTGGAGGGCGAAACAACTTCCTTGTACATTTCAAAATTAATCAAAAGCCACAACCCCAATGTGCGTATCACTCGTCTCGCCAAAGGACTACCCTCTGGTTCTGACCTTGAATACGCCGATGAAGTAACCCTAGCAAACGCTCTCAAGTATCGCAACGAACTTTAG
- a CDS encoding peptidylprolyl isomerase: protein MKKYLLFIAIISLSLTGCTTKSVETVNEGNVPDNTANQTSDLKNDATSVEKTAQEDNTSSMDNNNQEDLAAEYQFAVIKTSKGDIKVKFYGEDSPATVNNFLNLAKKGFYDGIKFHRVIKDFMIQSGDPLSKDDGMKSRWGTGGPGYAFADEFNAHKLVKGSLAMANSGPNTNGSQFFIVTLDETPWLDGKHTNFGEVVEGMDVVMAIENSATEGPDRPVVDIAINGVELLK, encoded by the coding sequence ATGAAAAAGTATTTACTTTTTATCGCGATTATTTCTTTATCGTTAACAGGTTGCACAACTAAAAGTGTCGAAACTGTAAATGAAGGGAATGTCCCGGACAACACTGCAAATCAAACCAGTGATTTAAAAAATGACGCTACTTCTGTTGAGAAGACAGCTCAAGAAGATAATACATCAAGTATGGACAACAACAATCAAGAAGATTTGGCGGCTGAATATCAGTTTGCAGTAATTAAAACTAGCAAGGGAGACATTAAGGTTAAGTTTTATGGTGAGGACTCACCAGCGACAGTTAATAACTTTTTAAACTTGGCAAAGAAGGGTTTTTATGATGGTATCAAGTTTCATCGTGTGATTAAGGACTTTATGATTCAGAGTGGTGATCCATTGAGCAAGGACGATGGTATGAAATCGAGATGGGGAACAGGAGGACCAGGTTATGCTTTTGCTGATGAGTTTAATGCACATAAATTGGTAAAGGGTAGTTTGGCGATGGCGAATTCCGGACCAAATACCAATGGCTCACAATTCTTTATTGTAACACTTGATGAGACTCCTTGGTTGGATGGTAAGCACACCAATTTCGGTGAAGTGGTAGAAGGTATGGATGTGGTAATGGCGATTGAAAACTCAGCGACCGAAGGACCAGATCGACCGGTTGTGGATATTGCAATTAATGGTGTTGAATTACTGAAGTAA
- a CDS encoding NADP-dependent malic enzyme, producing the protein MDYNKKAIALHKKNRGKIEIKSKVRLETIEDLSTAYTPGVAAVCMEIAKDKKKSWELTNRKNQIAIVCDGTAVLGLGDIGPEAGMPVMEGKSIIFKEFAGVDAMPLCINTTDTEEIIRFCKLIEPSFGGINLEDISAPRCFDILERLENELSIPVFHDDQDGTAIVVLAALINACRVTGKVMKDLQVVINGGGAAGFAIARLLLAQDVKNMIILDSKGIIYSGREGMNIHKVNMAKKTNKKKLKGGLDVAMKNADVFIGVSKGNLVSAEMIRSMNPDPIIFAMANPVPEVMPDIAKKAGAAIIGTGRSDFANQINNALVFPGIFRGLLDSGVKKVTLAMKISAAIALAYTVKKPTSDNILPKVTDKKAVTAIAKAIKK; encoded by the coding sequence ATGGACTATAACAAAAAAGCGATTGCTTTGCACAAAAAGAATCGTGGGAAAATTGAGATTAAATCTAAGGTCAGATTAGAGACGATTGAGGATCTGTCAACGGCATATACGCCTGGCGTGGCGGCGGTGTGCATGGAGATTGCCAAGGATAAGAAAAAAAGCTGGGAATTGACTAATCGCAAAAATCAGATTGCGATTGTTTGTGATGGGACAGCCGTGTTGGGTCTTGGAGACATCGGTCCGGAAGCGGGAATGCCTGTAATGGAAGGGAAGTCGATTATTTTTAAAGAGTTTGCTGGTGTCGATGCGATGCCGCTTTGTATTAATACCACGGACACAGAAGAAATTATTCGTTTCTGTAAATTAATCGAACCGAGTTTTGGCGGGATTAATTTGGAAGATATTTCCGCACCGCGTTGTTTTGATATTTTAGAAAGACTGGAAAATGAATTATCAATTCCTGTTTTTCATGATGACCAAGACGGCACGGCAATTGTAGTTTTGGCAGCTTTGATAAATGCTTGCCGGGTGACTGGTAAAGTAATGAAGGATTTGCAAGTGGTTATCAATGGTGGCGGTGCGGCTGGATTTGCGATTGCGCGATTGCTATTAGCACAAGATGTTAAGAATATGATTATCTTGGATAGCAAGGGGATTATTTATAGCGGACGTGAAGGGATGAATATACACAAAGTAAATATGGCGAAAAAAACTAACAAGAAAAAATTGAAAGGTGGTCTTGATGTTGCCATGAAAAATGCTGATGTCTTCATTGGTGTGTCCAAGGGGAATTTGGTTTCTGCGGAAATGATTAGATCTATGAATCCCGATCCAATTATTTTTGCCATGGCTAATCCTGTTCCGGAAGTTATGCCGGATATTGCCAAAAAAGCTGGTGCGGCTATTATTGGTACAGGACGCTCAGATTTCGCCAACCAGATCAATAATGCCTTGGTTTTTCCGGGTATATTTAGGGGATTGTTGGATTCTGGCGTGAAAAAGGTAACTTTGGCCATGAAAATATCTGCGGCCATTGCCTTGGCGTATACGGTTAAAAAACCCACATCTGACAATATTTTACCTAAAGTTACAGACAAAAAGGCGGTTACGGCCATTGCGAAGGCGATTAAGAAGTAA
- the gpmI gene encoding 2,3-bisphosphoglycerate-independent phosphoglycerate mutase — protein MKENIEIKIPKPVVLVILDGWGIGQPYTGNAITQSNTPFINSLISEYPSMTLRASGEAVGLPWGEPGNSEVGHVNIGLGKILYQDLPRINKEISDNTFYQNKVLLEAIEHVKKNNSKLHFMGVVSNGCVHGSIDHLHALLVLAKEQGIEKAYVHAILDGRDTSYNSGMNFIKGVERSIAEYGVGAIASIAGRFYTMDRNNNWDRIEKAYVTMTAGVGNKAESAISAIEKSYNNKVYDEEFIPTVIEKDGKPVALINDNDAIVFYNFRPDRARQITKAFVDEKVEKFNREKKIDNLYFACFTEYEKGLPVSVVFESDEIKNTLGDVVADGGLTQLRIAETEKYAHVTYFFNGGRETKAPGEEHALVPSPQVSSYDAKPEMSAAEITEKLLSEIESDKHNMIIVNYANADMVGHTGNIAAAIKGVEFLDKCVARVAKAILSKNGVLMITADHGNAEVMFNMQTGQIDKEHTSNPVPFIVVGNEYRGKSFGWKNVAGSDLSLIQPQGILSDIAPTILKVLGLKKPKEMTGMSLM, from the coding sequence ATGAAAGAAAATATTGAAATAAAAATACCAAAGCCAGTTGTTTTGGTAATTCTTGATGGATGGGGCATTGGACAACCTTATACTGGCAATGCAATAACTCAGTCAAACACTCCGTTTATTAATAGTTTGATTTCTGAATATCCGTCAATGACTTTACGCGCAAGCGGTGAAGCAGTTGGTTTGCCATGGGGTGAGCCTGGTAATAGTGAAGTCGGACATGTTAATATTGGCTTGGGAAAAATTCTTTATCAAGATCTTCCTAGAATTAATAAGGAAATTAGCGACAATACTTTTTATCAAAATAAGGTGCTACTCGAGGCTATTGAGCATGTCAAAAAAAATAATTCCAAATTGCATTTTATGGGCGTTGTTTCTAACGGTTGTGTGCATGGTTCGATTGACCATTTGCACGCTCTTTTAGTTTTAGCCAAGGAGCAGGGAATTGAAAAGGCCTACGTACACGCCATATTAGATGGACGAGACACTTCTTATAACAGTGGTATGAATTTTATCAAAGGTGTCGAAAGAAGTATTGCCGAGTATGGCGTAGGCGCGATTGCTTCGATTGCGGGACGATTTTACACCATGGATAGAAATAATAATTGGGATAGAATAGAAAAAGCCTACGTGACGATGACGGCTGGAGTTGGAAATAAGGCAGAAAGTGCTATTTCGGCCATTGAAAAAAGCTATAATAATAAGGTATATGATGAAGAATTTATACCCACGGTTATTGAGAAGGATGGAAAGCCAGTCGCTTTAATCAATGATAATGATGCAATTGTTTTTTATAATTTTCGTCCAGACCGCGCTCGACAAATAACAAAGGCGTTTGTAGACGAAAAAGTGGAAAAATTTAATCGTGAAAAAAAGATTGATAATTTATATTTTGCTTGCTTTACGGAATACGAAAAAGGATTGCCCGTGAGTGTAGTTTTTGAATCCGATGAAATTAAGAATACTCTTGGCGATGTTGTGGCAGACGGCGGGTTAACACAGTTACGGATTGCGGAAACAGAAAAATATGCCCACGTAACATATTTTTTTAATGGAGGTCGAGAAACAAAGGCGCCCGGTGAAGAGCATGCCCTAGTTCCTTCACCGCAGGTTTCCAGTTATGATGCGAAACCAGAAATGTCAGCAGCGGAAATAACCGAAAAATTACTTAGCGAAATTGAAAGCGATAAACATAACATGATAATCGTTAATTATGCCAATGCTGACATGGTCGGTCATACCGGCAATATCGCGGCGGCGATTAAGGGTGTGGAGTTTTTGGATAAATGCGTGGCTCGAGTTGCCAAGGCTATATTAAGTAAAAACGGCGTCTTGATGATAACAGCTGATCATGGCAATGCTGAGGTGATGTTTAATATGCAAACCGGTCAAATAGACAAGGAACATACCTCCAACCCAGTGCCTTTTATCGTTGTAGGTAATGAATATCGCGGCAAAAGCTTTGGCTGGAAGAATGTGGCCGGCAGTGACCTGAGTCTTATTCAGCCACAGGGAATCTTGTCTGATATTGCGCCAACTATCTTAAAAGTCTTGGGCCTGAAGAAGCCGAAAGAAATGACGGGTATGAGTTTGATGTAA
- a CDS encoding DUF167 domain-containing protein, with the protein MLKKYQAKLNNDNEVYLKIKARPGANKTEVKSMLDGEEEVLKIDIAAAPEGGKANIELVKFLAKEFGVGKDGVKIISGAGDKIKLIKIVK; encoded by the coding sequence ATGTTGAAAAAATATCAGGCGAAATTAAATAACGACAATGAAGTTTATTTAAAAATAAAAGCTAGACCAGGGGCGAACAAGACGGAGGTTAAGAGCATGCTTGACGGCGAGGAGGAAGTTTTAAAAATAGACATTGCGGCTGCGCCAGAAGGTGGCAAGGCTAATATTGAGTTGGTGAAATTTCTCGCCAAGGAATTTGGGGTTGGTAAAGATGGCGTGAAGATTATTAGTGGAGCTGGTGATAAGATTAAATTAATAAAAATAGTAAAATAA
- the uppS gene encoding di-trans,poly-cis-decaprenylcistransferase has protein sequence MTENKNKIPRHIAIMLGGNDEWAKERNLAVENGSIKCYELLKNVPGWFFEKGVKEISFSLYLTNNYKKSENDLAYLMKVTKNFLKENLPEFDQSGYKILLSGETNDLPGDLADVFKEAVSATKDNSKGTMNFCFNYDGRNEIVEAVKKIIDKKFETEQVSESLIRKYLYQNEIAYPDLIVSMAGLQTVSGFLLWQSADSEFISMNKYWPDFEKTDVDLILNKYNKINKKI, from the coding sequence ATGACAGAAAATAAAAATAAAATTCCCCGCCATATCGCTATTATGCTCGGTGGCAATGATGAGTGGGCCAAGGAACGAAATCTGGCTGTTGAAAATGGTTCGATAAAATGTTATGAACTATTAAAGAATGTGCCTGGATGGTTTTTTGAAAAAGGTGTTAAAGAAATTTCCTTTTCGCTTTATCTCACGAATAATTACAAAAAGAGTGAAAACGATTTGGCTTATTTGATGAAGGTGACAAAGAATTTTCTTAAGGAAAATTTGCCTGAGTTTGATCAGAGTGGTTATAAGATATTATTGAGTGGTGAAACAAATGACTTGCCTGGTGATTTGGCAGATGTTTTTAAGGAGGCTGTTAGTGCTACCAAGGATAACTCCAAAGGCACAATGAATTTTTGTTTTAATTATGATGGACGTAATGAAATTGTTGAAGCGGTTAAGAAAATAATTGATAAAAAATTTGAGACAGAACAGGTTAGTGAATCCTTGATAAGAAAATATCTTTACCAAAACGAGATTGCCTATCCGGACTTAATTGTGAGCATGGCTGGTTTGCAGACGGTATCGGGATTTTTATTGTGGCAATCGGCGGATAGTGAATTTATTTCTATGAACAAGTATTGGCCTGATTTTGAGAAGACTGACGTTGATCTGATTTTAAATAAATATAATAAAATAAATAAAAAAATATAA
- a CDS encoding phosphodiester glycosidase family protein — protein MKNLFKILLLIIFLVSPIIVQTGEAAGRLSGMILLNVEKNGEAWYVNPKDAKRYYLGRPNDAFALMRTLGLGINETEFKKIPIADTSAVSTSTIATSTVASTSAGDLALAQKLSGQIILQVEKNGEAWYIYPKDLKKYYLGRPADAFAVMRKLGLGISQKDLAMIHKPGLSESINSYSKYENKKITVNNQVYTIDMIEIDLSNPNLEIVTPVAEPYPTEAKSGKYGGATLMDFVIKNDGFAAMNGTYFCSSSGCDGANYYFYPVYDKNLDKMVNVHQLKYWTTGPIMAWDANNKFYYFKDGRDFPTPSWYKNNGGKTVQESFREAYGVKLQAAIGDNPRLIENYMNYLVDYSLDAKQRTGKLLRNAIGYKDNKTYLVVARNATVPDLGYIMQELGMEYALNMDGGYSEALFYNGELMLGPGRNIPNAIVFSERKNVEKISGEIK, from the coding sequence ATGAAAAATTTATTCAAAATACTGTTATTAATTATATTTTTGGTGTCGCCAATAATCGTGCAAACGGGTGAAGCGGCTGGTAGATTGTCGGGAATGATTCTTTTAAATGTGGAAAAAAACGGCGAGGCTTGGTATGTGAATCCGAAAGATGCGAAACGCTATTATTTAGGACGACCTAATGATGCTTTTGCCTTGATGCGCACGCTTGGCTTGGGTATTAATGAGACTGAATTTAAAAAAATTCCGATTGCGGACACAAGTGCTGTGTCTACCAGTACAATTGCCACGAGCACGGTGGCTTCGACTAGTGCTGGTGACTTAGCTTTGGCGCAAAAATTATCTGGTCAGATTATTTTACAAGTCGAAAAGAACGGTGAGGCTTGGTATATTTATCCCAAAGATTTGAAAAAATATTACTTAGGTAGGCCAGCGGATGCTTTTGCGGTGATGCGGAAATTGGGGTTGGGAATTAGTCAAAAAGATCTGGCTATGATTCACAAACCAGGTTTGAGTGAGTCGATTAATAGTTATAGTAAATATGAAAATAAAAAAATAACCGTTAATAATCAAGTGTATACAATCGATATGATTGAAATAGATTTGAGTAATCCGAATTTGGAAATAGTTACACCAGTAGCTGAGCCATATCCAACTGAAGCCAAGAGTGGAAAATACGGAGGTGCGACATTGATGGATTTTGTCATTAAGAATGACGGTTTTGCAGCCATGAATGGTACATATTTTTGCTCTTCTTCTGGTTGTGATGGCGCGAATTATTATTTTTATCCAGTCTATGATAAAAATTTAGATAAAATGGTTAATGTGCATCAATTGAAGTATTGGACAACCGGTCCGATTATGGCCTGGGATGCAAATAATAAATTTTATTACTTTAAGGACGGGCGCGATTTTCCGACGCCAAGTTGGTATAAAAATAATGGCGGCAAAACAGTGCAAGAGTCTTTTCGAGAAGCGTACGGCGTGAAATTGCAAGCTGCGATTGGTGATAATCCGCGCTTGATTGAAAACTACATGAATTATTTGGTTGATTATAGCTTGGATGCGAAGCAGAGAACAGGAAAGCTTTTGCGTAATGCGATTGGATATAAAGATAATAAGACTTATTTGGTGGTGGCACGCAATGCGACTGTGCCGGACTTAGGTTATATTATGCAAGAGCTGGGTATGGAATATGCCTTGAATATGGACGGCGGATATTCCGAAGCTTTATTTTATAACGGCGAACTAATGCTTGGCCCGGGACGCAATATTCCTAATGCTATTGTTTTTAGCGAAAGAAAAAATGTTGAAAAAATATCAGGCGAAATTAAATAA
- the gpmI gene encoding 2,3-bisphosphoglycerate-independent phosphoglycerate mutase: MIKKVENETTSPMILIVLDGWGIGDPNRGNAISLSKTPVFNSLIKKYPNTTLYAHGKYVGLPDGQVGNSEAGHMNIGAGRLVEQESVIISKSIDNGTFVKNSAFLGAIRHARKMNSKIHLMGMLSNGQSPHSDPGHLIALIEMLKNNNVKDAYLHLYTDGRDSPKYASLKLIQDLEKNHLGNFKIATIVGRFYAMDRKKKWSRTEKTFNTLTINKGKMASTAIGAITEAYNRGESDEYIEPCIITNDEKTNTRIEDGDSVIFFNLRSDRSRQLTKAFMQHGFDVKNPGAFLRGKKLEHLYFVAMTDFGPDLSEVLTAYPGIDITNTLPMALANFKQLYLAETEKYAHVTYFFNGGYSGTVAGEDQVMVPSPDVKSYDETPSMSSSELTNVVLENIKNNKAKYDFTFVNFAAPDMIGHTGNITAGIKCCESVDVCLGRIVEAYLNINGTVLVTADHGNIEEMINLETEEVYTEHTTNKVPFILINKNNNKNITLRKNGSLCDIAPTILKLLDIEKSKEMSGKSLI; encoded by the coding sequence ATGATTAAAAAAGTCGAAAATGAAACAACGTCACCAATGATATTGATAGTTTTGGATGGCTGGGGAATTGGTGATCCAAATCGTGGTAATGCTATTTCTTTGTCGAAGACACCGGTATTTAATTCATTGATAAAAAAATATCCCAATACAACTCTTTATGCCCATGGAAAGTATGTTGGCTTGCCCGACGGTCAAGTTGGTAATAGTGAGGCAGGGCACATGAATATTGGCGCTGGCCGATTAGTGGAACAAGAGTCGGTAATAATTAGCAAATCCATTGATAATGGCACGTTTGTAAAAAATTCGGCTTTTTTAGGTGCGATCAGACATGCTCGTAAAATGAATTCAAAAATACATTTAATGGGAATGTTATCAAATGGTCAAAGTCCTCACAGCGACCCAGGACACCTTATTGCCTTGATTGAGATGTTGAAAAATAACAACGTTAAAGATGCATATTTGCATCTATATACCGACGGACGAGATTCCCCTAAATATGCTTCATTGAAATTGATTCAAGATCTGGAAAAAAATCATTTGGGTAATTTTAAAATTGCCACAATCGTTGGTAGATTTTATGCCATGGATCGTAAAAAGAAATGGTCAAGAACGGAAAAAACTTTTAACACCCTGACGATTAACAAAGGAAAAATGGCATCAACGGCCATTGGTGCTATTACTGAGGCTTATAATCGTGGCGAGAGTGATGAGTATATTGAGCCATGCATCATCACCAATGATGAAAAAACAAATACTCGAATAGAAGATGGGGATAGTGTTATCTTTTTTAATTTACGGTCAGATCGTAGTCGGCAATTAACTAAGGCTTTTATGCAGCATGGTTTTGATGTCAAGAATCCTGGCGCTTTTTTGCGTGGTAAAAAACTAGAACATCTTTATTTTGTTGCTATGACTGATTTTGGACCAGACTTGAGTGAAGTTTTGACGGCTTATCCTGGTATTGATATTACAAACACTTTGCCAATGGCACTTGCGAATTTTAAGCAACTCTATTTGGCAGAAACAGAAAAATATGCCCATGTAACCTATTTTTTTAATGGTGGTTATTCCGGGACAGTCGCTGGTGAAGATCAAGTAATGGTTCCGTCTCCGGATGTCAAATCATATGATGAAACTCCAAGCATGAGTTCGTCGGAATTAACAAACGTAGTGTTAGAAAACATAAAAAACAATAAAGCAAAATACGATTTCACCTTTGTAAATTTTGCGGCGCCCGACATGATTGGACATACTGGCAATATTACGGCGGGCATAAAATGTTGTGAAAGCGTAGATGTCTGTTTGGGGAGAATTGTTGAGGCCTACCTCAATATTAATGGAACGGTGCTCGTTACCGCTGATCATGGCAACATTGAAGAAATGATAAACTTGGAAACAGAAGAGGTTTATACTGAGCATACGACTAATAAAGTTCCATTTATTTTGATTAATAAAAATAATAATAAAAATATTACATTAAGAAAAAACGGTAGCCTGTGCGATATTGCGCCGACAATATTAAAATTATTGGATATAGAAAAATCAAAAGAAATGAGCGGGAAAAGCCTTATTTAA
- a CDS encoding CCA tRNA nucleotidyltransferase produces MELPNFLKNVINQVEEAGHEIFIVGGSVRDFLMNVEPKDWDLTTNAEPEEIMAIFPDARYENAFGTVILPIKNGDLTEHVVEITTYRSEQGYSDRRRPDQVVFEKELEKDLARRDFTINALAMKCADSKIQITEEIAPYQSRVDNFIIIDLFGGQKDIRKKIIRAVGEPIDRFKEDSLRMMRAIRFLAQLDFEIEPKTERAIVKMSGAIKFVAQERMKDELTKILKSDRPYDGIKALHKTNILQYIIPELASGEGVNQAHHHVHDVLKHNLLSLKHCPSKEWQVRLAALFHDIGKPKSMKIIDSQPTFYNHEYIGSKMVDKIMKRLKFSNDDTARVVNLVRNHMFYYNAGEVTEHSVRKLVAKAGKENLKDLIDLRIADRLGSDVKKGKPYKLRHLEYMMEKVQHDPVSVKELKINGLDLMELLKIQPSPKIGQILDVLLSEVLEEPERNNLEYLQQRSIELDKMDLEEFRLKAKALIEEKRVMDDRELKKDFKV; encoded by the coding sequence ATGGAATTACCTAATTTTTTAAAAAATGTTATCAATCAAGTTGAAGAAGCTGGCCATGAAATCTTTATCGTGGGCGGTTCTGTTCGCGATTTCTTGATGAATGTCGAGCCGAAAGACTGGGATTTGACCACTAATGCTGAACCGGAGGAGATTATGGCAATATTTCCGGATGCTCGCTATGAAAATGCCTTCGGCACAGTGATTTTGCCGATTAAAAATGGTGATTTAACCGAACACGTGGTTGAAATTACTACTTATCGTTCCGAACAGGGTTATAGCGACCGCCGCCGACCAGATCAAGTAGTCTTTGAAAAGGAATTGGAAAAAGATTTGGCCCGCCGTGATTTTACGATTAATGCCTTGGCGATGAAGTGCGCCGATTCCAAGATTCAAATTACTGAAGAAATCGCTCCCTATCAATCCAGGGTGGATAATTTTATAATTATTGATTTATTTGGGGGGCAAAAAGATATTCGCAAGAAAATTATTCGCGCTGTTGGTGAGCCGATTGATCGTTTTAAGGAAGATTCTTTGCGTATGATGCGCGCGATTCGTTTTTTGGCGCAATTGGATTTTGAAATCGAACCGAAGACAGAGAGGGCGATTGTTAAAATGTCAGGCGCAATTAAATTTGTCGCCCAAGAAAGAATGAAGGATGAATTGACTAAAATCTTGAAATCAGATCGTCCTTATGATGGTATCAAAGCTTTGCATAAAACGAACATCTTACAGTATATCATTCCCGAACTGGCTAGTGGCGAAGGAGTGAATCAGGCTCATCATCATGTGCATGATGTTTTGAAACACAATCTTTTATCCTTGAAACATTGTCCAAGTAAGGAGTGGCAAGTGCGCCTAGCCGCACTATTTCATGATATTGGCAAACCGAAATCAATGAAAATCATTGATAGTCAGCCAACTTTCTATAACCATGAATACATTGGTTCGAAAATGGTGGACAAAATTATGAAAAGACTGAAGTTCTCCAACGATGATACCGCTCGCGTGGTTAATTTAGTGCGCAATCATATGTTTTATTATAATGCTGGCGAAGTGACTGAGCATTCCGTGCGTAAATTAGTCGCTAAGGCGGGCAAGGAAAATCTCAAAGATTTGATAGATTTGCGCATTGCTGATCGTTTGGGCTCGGATGTGAAAAAAGGCAAGCCTTACAAATTGCGTCACCTTGAATATATGATGGAAAAAGTCCAACATGACCCGGTTTCGGTTAAGGAATTAAAAATTAACGGTTTAGATTTAATGGAATTATTAAAAATCCAGCCTAGTCCGAAAATCGGACAGATTTTGGATGTTTTGTTGTCAGAAGTTTTGGAAGAGCCGGAGCGAAATAATTTGGAATATCTACAACAAAGAAGTATTGAATTGGATAAGATGGACTTGGAGGAATTCCGCTTGAAGGCGAAGGCCTTGATTGAGGAAAAACGTGTAATGGATGATCGAGAATTGAAGAAAGATTTTAAGGTTTAA
- the rplU gene encoding 50S ribosomal protein L21 — MSNKIAVIKTGGKQYKVQEGQIVKIEKLNVEAGETVKFDTLMTAGSEGENVTLGKPSLGELVEGTVIETGKDDKVTVVKYKSKTRYMKTTGHRQPYTKVEIKKIA, encoded by the coding sequence ATGTCTAATAAGATTGCAGTTATCAAAACTGGTGGCAAACAGTACAAAGTACAAGAAGGTCAAATTGTCAAAATTGAAAAATTAAACGTTGAAGCAGGCGAAACTGTAAAATTCGATACCTTGATGACAGCTGGTTCTGAGGGTGAAAATGTTACCCTAGGAAAACCATCACTTGGTGAATTGGTTGAAGGAACAGTTATTGAAACCGGTAAGGATGATAAGGTGACAGTAGTTAAATATAAGAGCAAGACTCGTTATATGAAAACAACTGGTCACAGACAACCTTATACTAAGGTTGAGATCAAAAAGATTGCTTAA